In Musa acuminata AAA Group cultivar baxijiao chromosome BXJ2-3, Cavendish_Baxijiao_AAA, whole genome shotgun sequence, the following proteins share a genomic window:
- the LOC135606559 gene encoding uncharacterized protein LOC135606559, whose product MEKKRTRKEEDDEHVTVVAAAAVASEEEAKGWSERGWRSGEEAWPRKGDGGGGVMLEGYVLGSADGRERGPGGVKGTRSLTDEDLEELKACLDLGFGFSYEGIPELCNTLPALELCYSMSQRFHLDDQQEQISHGDSLPFANWMISSPGDDPDEVKARLKYWAQTVACTLRLCS is encoded by the exons ATGGAAAAGAAGAGAAcgaggaaggaggaggacgacgagcaCGTGACGGTGGTCGCTGCTGCGGCTGTGGCGTCGGAGGAGGAGGCGAAGGGGTGGTCCGAGCGGGGGTGGCGGAGCGGGGAGGAGGCCTGGCCGCGCAAGGGCGACGGCGGCGGAGGGGTGATGCTGGAGGGGTACGTCTTGGGCTCGGCGGACGGCCGGGAGCGGGGGCCTGGTGGGGTCAAGGGGACGAGGAGCCTCACGGACGAGGACCTGGAGGAGCTCAAGGCGTGCCTCGACCTAGGGTTCGGGTTCAGCTACGAGGGGATCCCGGAGCTCTGCAACACGCTCCCAGCGCTGGAGCTCTGCTATTCCATGAGCCAGAGGTTCCACCTGGACGATCAACAAGAACAGATATCTCATGGGGACTCGCTTCCCTTCGCCAATTGGATGATCTCCAGTCCTG GTGATGATCCAGATGAAGTTAAAGCAAGGCTGAAGTACTGGGCTCAGACAGTAGCATGCACTCTCCGATTATGCAGCTGA
- the LOC103979185 gene encoding calcium-dependent protein kinase 21-like, translating into MGGCYSAPSSNDSFVDRKKKPSLHCLPSSYTDDDDDDDERDLDTSPSSPLSILDGLPAVDFLQRYLLGAELGRGEFGVTRRCTDNETGEALACKIISKRKIRSMEDMVDVRREVEIMKTLSEHPNIVSLREAYEDGESVYLIMEVCEGGELFDRIVAKGHYSERAAANVAKTIVEVVQLCHKHGVIHRDLKPENFLFANNSEDSPLKAIDFGLSVFFKPGQRFTEVVGSPYYIAPEVLKRSYGPEVDVWSAGVILYILLCGVPPFWAENDEGIIQSILNSSIDFEREPWPKISRNAKDLVQLMLDPNPSTRLTAQQVLDHPWLQHANKAPNVSLGETVRTRLQQFSVMNRFKKKALRVVAEQLPIEEVANIKKIFYMMDKDKNGTLTLEELKEGLHIIGNPVPEPDVKMLLEAADVDGNGTLDCEEFMTVSVHLKKISSEEQLTKAFNYFDKDGSGYIEMDELREALVEGDAPTEQVIWEIISDVDTDKDGRISYKEFELMMKSGSDWRNGSRQYSRQLFNNLTKKLFKDSSLKEN; encoded by the exons ATGGGAGGTTGCTACTCTGCTCCATCTTCTAATGACTCCTTCGTCGACCGGAAGAAGAAACCGAGCCTCCACTGCCTACCCTCCTCCTAcaccgacgacgacgatgacgacgacgagaGAGACCTCGACACCAGTCCGTCCTCACCGCTCTCCATCCTCGACGGCCTTCCTGCCGTCGACTTCCTGCAGCGGTACCTCCTGGGGGCCGAGCTGGGGCGGGGCGAGTTCGGGGTGACCCGGCGCTGCACCGACAACGAGACCGGCGAAGCCTTGGCGTGCAAGATCATCTCCAAGCGGAAGATCAGGAGCATGGAGGACATGGTCGACGTGCGGCGGGAGGTGGAGATCATGAAGACCCTGTCGGAGCACCCCAACATCGTGAGCCTGAGAGAGGCCTACGAGGACGGCGAGTCTGTTTACCTCATCATGGAGGTCTGCGAGGGCGGTGAGCTCTTCGATAGAATCGTAGCAAAGGGCCACTACTCGGAGCGTGCTGCAGCAAACGTTGCTAAGACGATCGTCGAGGTTGTTCAG CTGTGCCATAAGCATGGGGTGATACATCGAGACTTGAAGCCTGAAAACTTCTTGTTTGCAAACAATTCAGAAGATTCACCGTTAAAGGCGATCGACTTTGGCCTCTCTGTGTTCTTCAAACCTG GTCAGCGATTCACCGAAGTTGTTGGAAGTCCATATTACATAGCACCTGAAGTCCTCAAAAGAAGCTATGGACCAGAGGTAGATGTATGGAGTGCGGGGGTTATTCTTTACATTTTATTGTGTGGAGTTCCACCTTTTTGGGCAG AAAATGATGAAGGCATCATCCAGTCAATTCTTAACTCttctatagattttgaaagaGAACCTTGGCCAAAGATATCCAGAAATGCGAAGGATCTCGTGCAGCTAATGCTAGATCCTAATCCATCAACCAGATTGACAGCTCAGCAAGTTCTtg atCATCCTTGGCTTCAGCATGCTAACAAGGCTCCCAATGTCTCACTCGGAGAAACTGTGAGAACAAGGCTCCAGCAATTCTCAGTCATGAACAGGTTCAAGAAGAAAGCCCTCAGA GTGGTAGCTGAGCAATTGCCGATAGAAGAAGTAGCAAATATTAAGAAGATTTTTTATATGATGGACAAGGACAAGAATGGGACTCTAACCCTCGAAGAACTAAAAGAGGGTTTGCACATAATTGGGAATCCTGTTCCGGAACCAGACGTTAAAATGTTACTGGAAGCG GCTGATGTTGATGGAAATGGCACCCTAGACTGCGAAGAGTTCATGACTGTCTCTGTTCATCTTAAAAAGATCAGCAGTGAGGAGCAATTAACAAAAGCATTCAATTACTTTGACAAAGATGGTAGTGGTTATATTGAGATGGATGAGTTAAGAGAAGCTTTAGTTGAGGGTGATGCACCTACTGAGCAAGTGATATGGGAAATCATCTCTGATGTTGACACAGACAAG GATGGACGGATTAGCTACAAAGAGTTTGAGTTAATGATGAAATCTGGATCAGACTGGAGGAATGGATCGCGACAGTACTCGAGACAATTGTTTAACAATCTAACTAAGAAGTTGTTCAAAGATAGCTCATTGAAGGAAAATTAA